A single Leptospira kirschneri serovar Cynopteri str. 3522 CT DNA region contains:
- a CDS encoding sensor histidine kinase, translating to MNLLSHFEKLFKLHSHRSTHLSVWKRNVIQIILILVSCFGFLIYIPSVYLAWQQGLGEVVILDTLSLLLVWFLLLLPNRFYKPKSYFLVSLIFILGCLLYTKIGLGGAGILWLFLVPVFCGIFLGRVFTFWSWVFTSVFVFSGILFIHYKIWTGSITYFQVFVIGANFTFLCGILTFLILEILNGIRKQKRLSLTHKDTNRKLQNKIFTYAEKESKLIESLNYKETLFKEIQHRVKNNIHLILGMLNLDREKTESEPAKKAIESAIDRIQSMEIVQEYLFLNDSYKVVQTQEYLGALVNHIFLSYGPNDGSIQVNSNIIEALLSVDKAIPCGLILNELMINSFKHAFPENRKGKITVSFQKSDSGYFILEIADNGIGEKSEKSKSMAGMSLIQAFCLQLRGELEIEKENGFLVRVRFFS from the coding sequence ATGAATCTTCTTTCTCATTTCGAAAAATTATTCAAACTACACTCTCATCGTTCTACACACTTGAGCGTTTGGAAAAGAAACGTCATACAAATCATTTTGATTTTAGTTTCTTGTTTCGGTTTTTTAATCTATATCCCGAGTGTATATTTAGCCTGGCAACAAGGACTAGGAGAAGTAGTCATCTTAGACACTCTCTCCCTTCTTTTAGTATGGTTTTTATTACTACTTCCAAATCGATTCTACAAACCTAAATCTTACTTTTTAGTATCCTTAATTTTTATCTTAGGTTGTTTACTTTATACTAAAATCGGTTTAGGCGGAGCAGGAATTCTTTGGTTATTTTTAGTTCCCGTTTTTTGCGGAATTTTTTTAGGCCGCGTTTTTACATTTTGGAGTTGGGTGTTTACATCCGTTTTTGTTTTTTCAGGAATTCTTTTTATTCATTATAAAATCTGGACCGGATCCATTACTTACTTTCAAGTTTTTGTAATAGGAGCTAACTTTACTTTTTTATGCGGGATTCTTACGTTTTTAATATTAGAAATCTTAAATGGAATCCGAAAACAAAAACGTTTATCTTTAACCCACAAAGATACAAATAGAAAACTTCAAAATAAAATTTTCACTTACGCGGAAAAAGAATCAAAACTAATAGAATCTTTAAATTATAAAGAAACTTTATTTAAAGAAATACAACACAGAGTGAAAAATAATATTCATTTGATTTTAGGAATGTTGAATTTAGATCGAGAAAAAACAGAATCAGAACCCGCCAAAAAAGCAATCGAGTCGGCAATCGATCGGATTCAATCCATGGAAATCGTTCAGGAATATTTATTTTTAAACGATTCATACAAAGTCGTTCAAACCCAAGAATATCTAGGTGCATTAGTAAATCATATTTTTCTTTCATACGGCCCAAACGACGGAAGTATTCAAGTAAATTCTAATATAATAGAAGCCTTACTTTCGGTCGACAAAGCGATTCCTTGCGGATTGATTTTAAACGAACTCATGATCAATTCTTTTAAACACGCTTTTCCAGAAAATCGTAAGGGTAAAATTACGGTATCGTTTCAAAAATCGGACTCCGGGTATTTTATTTTAGAAATCGCGGATAACGGCATTGGAGAAAAGTCCGAAAAAAGTAAGTCTATGGCAGGGATGAGTCTAATCCAAGCGTTTTGCCTTCAATTAAGAGGGGAACTAGAGATAGAAAAGGAAAACGGATTTTTAGTTCGAGTTCGTTTTTTTTCTTAA
- a CDS encoding penicillin-binding transpeptidase domain-containing protein produces the protein MKNGFLSFLVILSLLSCKIDSSNSNLSTKSFSEKNLNENLCAILINQTTNNKIYFQKDECFYKTPPSSLFHPALALISVEGGYLKENQTLFFWDKTRYPYIRWQKDQNLKSALEYSVHWYFTNLWNDVGPEKGKPLLEKIGIFQIPNTRNSFWSDGSYTISPSEFVDFLIRLQETPPPIRKKSIHTVWDLLKRTPGSFSNATGSHDLSGDWNGVEDYRSDSAFYYTQEETSSWFWVSFQKSNIRWLLLTRVRISEQVTSPLKAAELVSKILKDESIIP, from the coding sequence GTGAAAAACGGATTCCTATCCTTTTTAGTTATTCTTTCGCTTCTTTCCTGTAAGATTGATTCTTCTAATTCTAATCTAAGTACAAAATCTTTTTCCGAAAAAAATCTCAACGAAAACCTTTGTGCGATCTTAATCAATCAAACCACAAACAATAAAATTTACTTTCAAAAAGATGAATGTTTTTATAAAACTCCACCTTCCTCTTTGTTTCATCCCGCCTTAGCTCTCATCTCCGTAGAAGGAGGTTATCTTAAAGAGAATCAAACACTTTTTTTCTGGGATAAAACCAGATACCCTTATATCCGTTGGCAAAAAGATCAAAATCTAAAATCCGCTTTGGAATATTCCGTACATTGGTATTTTACAAATTTATGGAATGATGTAGGACCGGAAAAAGGAAAACCACTTTTAGAAAAAATAGGAATCTTTCAGATTCCGAACACACGAAATTCTTTTTGGTCGGACGGTTCTTATACGATTTCACCTTCCGAGTTTGTAGATTTTTTAATCCGACTTCAGGAAACTCCTCCACCTATTCGTAAAAAGTCGATTCACACCGTTTGGGATTTGTTAAAAAGGACTCCAGGCTCATTCTCTAATGCAACCGGAAGCCACGATCTTTCGGGAGACTGGAATGGAGTGGAAGACTATAGATCTGATTCTGCGTTTTATTATACACAAGAAGAAACCAGTTCCTGGTTTTGGGTTTCTTTTCAAAAGTCTAATATTCGATGGCTCTTACTTACTCGTGTCCG